The Thermosulfurimonas sp. F29 genome includes a window with the following:
- a CDS encoding UvrD-helicase domain-containing protein, with protein sequence MGLELDEDQRKAVAVSGSALVVAGPGAGKTRVLLGRALHLLGKGVPTERIFLLTFTVRTRQELRDRLSALGISGIRVETFHALAYDLIAEATGSPPRLVSEEEAEALVGKLLKKHGLKGSPRRVLEKIRAGDETLEPLRREYLEYLSARGLFDYYRLLLYAPEIVRADFSNCALLIDEYQDLSPEMLSFLRIFSGAEFFLVGDPAQAIYGFRGARPEILQTHLREIVPELRLLTLKRSYRVPEALLGMAEGLREDPFGLKVRLSAMRPGGTLKGLVFPTEKSEAVGVAKEVAALLGGVYLESSGRGGRVSPGDILVLARLRALLSRVREALLREGVPVAEPEERAAETLERLRSLAESFSSGALSRGDLAREVRALAPHVAELVLEPDLERERISARLKLLSLADVISGSREGVNLVTIHGAKGLEAEAVVLVGAEEGLVPLTLFPDTDPSEEKRLLYVALTRARETFIFTVSRARTLFGKRLPGRPSPWLATVPLAEGAPRPVRRPAQGTLFTLLLILLLGLLPGLGRAETLRECLHRFTPVLLKRHPALSALSARIRAQEKRIAPAGALPDPRISFVVRNVGDPVPANTLGEEPMSLTGLRIEERLPWRGKRRARRDLVSLEEKILRVRYRQRVWSLWGDLAETLLEAAYLETEARVLDDLSGTLVSLEESARARYEAGKGLQADIFRAATERSLLTERIRRNRERRRILRERLEKRLLFTPFSRLPELALPRRLPPLPGRETLLALMDKSPRVVLYRLRLRRREVSAHLAELNRYPDLKVFAGWYSRGPYPEIYEFGVGISVPLFISRKQEPLWEAAKEEVVSSKKTLEDIKSELRYRLEEWLVRAETEAELVRLYQEEVLPRAEADFESARSYYGTGTLDFLNVLERWRRLLEYRLGLERHRINYLLALVRMQTLLGASLTPELPGPEGGGP encoded by the coding sequence ATGGGTCTGGAGCTGGACGAGGATCAGAGGAAGGCGGTCGCGGTTTCGGGGTCGGCGCTGGTGGTGGCCGGGCCCGGGGCCGGAAAGACCAGGGTGCTTCTGGGACGCGCCCTTCACCTCCTGGGAAAGGGGGTGCCTACGGAAAGGATTTTCCTCCTGACTTTTACGGTGCGCACCCGCCAGGAGCTGAGGGATAGACTCTCCGCCCTGGGGATATCCGGGATACGGGTGGAGACCTTCCACGCCCTGGCCTACGACCTCATCGCGGAGGCCACGGGCTCTCCCCCGCGTCTCGTCTCCGAGGAAGAGGCCGAGGCCCTGGTGGGAAAACTCCTCAAAAAACACGGCCTTAAGGGGAGTCCCCGTCGGGTGCTGGAGAAGATCCGGGCCGGGGACGAGACTCTGGAGCCTCTCCGCAGGGAATACCTCGAATACCTCTCCGCCCGGGGGCTCTTCGATTACTATCGCCTGCTCCTTTACGCCCCGGAGATCGTGCGGGCAGACTTTTCGAACTGTGCGCTTCTCATCGACGAGTACCAGGATCTTTCCCCGGAGATGCTCTCCTTCCTCAGAATCTTTTCCGGAGCGGAGTTCTTTCTGGTGGGAGACCCGGCTCAGGCCATCTACGGGTTTCGGGGAGCCCGTCCGGAGATCCTCCAGACCCACCTCCGGGAAATCGTCCCGGAACTTCGTCTCCTTACCCTGAAAAGAAGCTACCGGGTGCCGGAAGCGCTTCTCGGAATGGCGGAGGGTCTGAGGGAGGATCCCTTCGGCCTCAAGGTTCGTCTTTCCGCGATGCGTCCCGGGGGGACGCTGAAAGGTCTGGTTTTTCCCACGGAGAAGTCCGAGGCCGTGGGGGTGGCCAAGGAGGTGGCCGCCCTTCTGGGAGGGGTTTATCTGGAGAGTTCGGGCCGGGGCGGCCGGGTCTCTCCGGGGGACATCCTGGTTCTGGCCCGCCTCCGGGCCCTGCTTTCCCGGGTTCGCGAGGCCCTTTTGCGGGAGGGGGTTCCGGTGGCCGAGCCGGAGGAGAGGGCCGCCGAGACCCTGGAGAGACTCAGGTCCCTGGCGGAGTCCTTCTCCTCGGGGGCCCTCTCCCGCGGGGATCTGGCCCGGGAGGTTCGGGCTCTCGCTCCCCATGTGGCGGAACTCGTCCTGGAGCCGGATCTGGAACGGGAGAGGATCTCGGCCCGATTGAAACTCCTTTCGCTGGCGGATGTGATCTCCGGTTCCCGGGAGGGGGTCAATCTGGTCACCATTCACGGAGCCAAGGGCCTCGAGGCCGAGGCGGTGGTGCTGGTGGGGGCGGAGGAGGGGCTCGTGCCCCTCACCCTCTTTCCGGACACCGATCCCTCCGAGGAGAAGCGTCTCCTCTATGTGGCCCTGACCCGGGCCCGGGAGACCTTTATTTTTACCGTTTCCCGGGCGAGGACCCTCTTCGGGAAGCGTCTTCCGGGCCGGCCTTCCCCCTGGCTCGCTACCGTCCCCCTTGCGGAAGGGGCACCCCGTCCGGTAAGGCGCCCGGCCCAGGGCACCCTCTTCACCCTCCTGTTGATTCTCCTCCTGGGGCTTCTCCCGGGTCTCGGCCGGGCCGAGACCCTCAGGGAGTGTCTTCACCGCTTCACCCCGGTGCTTCTCAAAAGACACCCGGCGCTTTCCGCCCTCTCTGCGCGCATCAGGGCTCAGGAAAAACGCATCGCTCCGGCCGGCGCCCTTCCGGATCCGCGGATCTCCTTCGTGGTGCGGAATGTGGGTGATCCCGTGCCGGCCAACACCCTGGGAGAGGAACCCATGAGCCTTACGGGTCTCCGCATTGAAGAGAGGCTTCCCTGGCGAGGCAAACGGCGGGCCCGCCGGGATCTCGTCAGCCTGGAGGAAAAGATCCTGAGGGTGCGCTATCGTCAGAGGGTCTGGTCCCTCTGGGGGGATCTGGCCGAGACCCTGCTCGAGGCCGCTTATCTGGAAACCGAGGCCCGGGTCCTGGACGACCTCTCCGGCACCCTGGTGAGCCTTGAGGAAAGCGCCCGGGCCCGATACGAGGCCGGGAAGGGACTTCAGGCCGACATCTTCCGGGCCGCCACGGAAAGGAGTCTTCTCACGGAGAGGATCCGGCGCAACCGGGAAAGACGGCGTATCCTCCGGGAGCGTCTGGAAAAACGCCTTCTCTTCACCCCCTTTTCCCGGCTTCCCGAGCTCGCCCTTCCCCGGAGGCTTCCCCCGCTTCCCGGGAGGGAGACGCTCCTTGCGCTCATGGATAAATCGCCCCGGGTGGTTCTTTATCGCCTAAGACTGCGCCGGCGCGAGGTTTCGGCGCACCTAGCCGAACTGAACCGCTATCCCGACCTCAAGGTCTTTGCCGGCTGGTATTCCCGGGGGCCCTATCCGGAAATTTACGAGTTCGGGGTGGGGATAAGTGTGCCCCTCTTCATCTCCCGGAAACAGGAACCTCTATGGGAGGCCGCCAAGGAAGAGGTGGTGTCCTCGAAAAAGACCCTGGAGGACATAAAGTCCGAGCTTCGCTATCGGCTGGAGGAATGGCTCGTTCGGGCGGAAACCGAGGCCGAGCTCGTTCGTCTCTATCAGGAGGAGGTCCTTCCGCGAGCCGAGGCCGATTTCGAGTCGGCCCGGTCCTATTACGGGACCGGGACCCTGGATTTTCTTAATGTCCTGGAAAGGTGGCGACGGCTTCTGGAATATCGGCTGGGCCTCGAACGGCACCGGATCAATTATCTCCTGGCTCTGGTGAGGATGCAGACCCTTCTGGGGGCCTCCCTTACGCCGGAGCTTCCGGGGCCCGAAGGAGGTGGGCCATGA
- a CDS encoding ATP-binding protein — protein sequence MSLYLKLKRLIGRALHRYEMLSPGDRILVALSGGADSLVLTYFLAEWRRKVRFEYELRAVHLDMGFPRGPEYEEGLSRLEEFCRGLGVPFQLLRTDCGSRAMEAAERGKPSPCFVCSWYRRKHLFRLAGEEGFNKIAFGHHRDDLVVTFFLNMCFQGELSTILPVQEMFQGRIYLIRPLILVEKSVLKAFAQKRGFPVVENPCPFSGETRRVFMERWLEEHLYTINPKVRGSVFRAIFNWRPEYLPR from the coding sequence ATGTCTCTTTACCTCAAACTGAAAAGGCTCATCGGGCGGGCACTGCACCGGTACGAAATGCTTTCTCCCGGTGATCGCATTCTCGTGGCCCTTTCCGGAGGGGCGGACAGCCTGGTCCTTACCTACTTTCTGGCCGAATGGCGGCGCAAGGTGCGTTTCGAGTACGAGCTCCGGGCCGTGCACCTGGACATGGGGTTTCCCCGGGGCCCCGAATACGAGGAAGGGCTCTCGAGGCTTGAGGAGTTCTGCCGGGGTCTCGGGGTGCCCTTCCAGCTCCTCCGAACCGACTGCGGATCGAGGGCCATGGAGGCCGCCGAACGGGGCAAACCATCCCCCTGTTTCGTGTGTTCCTGGTATCGTCGCAAACACCTCTTCCGGCTGGCCGGCGAGGAGGGCTTCAACAAGATCGCCTTCGGGCATCATCGGGACGACCTGGTGGTCACCTTCTTCCTGAACATGTGCTTTCAAGGGGAACTTTCCACCATTCTTCCGGTCCAGGAGATGTTCCAGGGCCGGATTTACCTGATAAGACCCCTCATTCTCGTGGAAAAGTCGGTGCTCAAGGCCTTTGCCCAGAAACGGGGCTTTCCCGTAGTGGAAAATCCCTGCCCCTTTTCCGGCGAGACCAGGCGCGTCTTCATGGAACGGTGGCTCGAGGAGCACCTCTACACCATCAATCCCAAGGTGCGGGGGTCGGTATTCCGGGCCATCTTTAACTGGCGACCGGAGTATCTTCCCCGGTAA
- a CDS encoding TVP38/TMEM64 family protein, which translates to MAHLWRNREVLRTFVEAQGLWAPLAFVMLQAGQVVLAPVPGEMTGFLAGALFGPWKGFVLAMVGLALGSSAAFGLGRIFRERVKRHLAEKRFYRRITEFTRRRGPAAAFLLFLFPGFPKDYLCYALGLLPMPFRVFFPIMLLGRAPATLVLTVQGDAALTGHWKTLLAATLPVVILWLLLRPFLTGEDTPVAS; encoded by the coding sequence TTGGCGCACCTGTGGAGGAATCGAGAGGTTCTCAGGACTTTTGTTGAGGCTCAGGGCTTATGGGCTCCGCTGGCCTTCGTGATGCTTCAGGCCGGGCAGGTGGTTCTGGCCCCCGTACCCGGGGAGATGACCGGATTTCTCGCCGGAGCACTCTTCGGCCCCTGGAAGGGATTTGTCCTGGCCATGGTCGGTCTGGCCCTGGGGTCAAGTGCGGCCTTCGGACTGGGAAGGATCTTCCGGGAGAGGGTGAAACGGCACCTGGCCGAAAAGAGGTTCTACCGGCGGATCACGGAATTCACCCGCCGACGCGGTCCCGCTGCGGCCTTTCTCCTGTTTCTCTTTCCGGGGTTCCCCAAGGACTATCTCTGCTATGCCCTGGGCCTTCTCCCCATGCCCTTTCGGGTGTTTTTTCCGATCATGCTCCTGGGAAGGGCTCCGGCCACCCTGGTCCTTACCGTTCAGGGGGACGCCGCTCTCACGGGACACTGGAAGACCCTCCTTGCGGCGACCCTTCCCGTGGTGATCCTCTGGCTTCTCCTCAGGCCATTTCTTACCGGGGAAGATACTCCGGTCGCCAGTTAA
- a CDS encoding zinc ribbon domain-containing protein, with product MPIYEFRCEVCGEIFEKLMKMGEEFPPCPRCGEKRVMKLPSLFGFQDASGWRSERERAVLKRARDYLVDGKVGEARRFLSMAKEYVKTDAVKKLHDTLSEKKPLKGGYISRTEVVIKKRG from the coding sequence ATGCCCATCTACGAGTTTCGGTGTGAGGTGTGCGGGGAGATTTTCGAGAAGCTCATGAAAATGGGGGAGGAGTTTCCGCCCTGTCCCCGGTGTGGGGAAAAGCGCGTGATGAAGTTGCCCTCCCTGTTTGGGTTCCAGGACGCCTCGGGATGGCGTTCCGAAAGGGAGAGAGCGGTTCTCAAGCGGGCCCGGGACTACCTGGTGGACGGTAAGGTGGGGGAGGCCCGTCGTTTCCTCTCCATGGCCAAGGAATATGTAAAGACCGACGCGGTGAAGAAACTGCACGACACTCTAAGCGAGAAAAAACCCCTCAAAGGGGGGTACATAAGCCGCACGGAAGTGGTGATCAAAAAACGGGGGTAA
- a CDS encoding DUF1844 domain-containing protein produces MGKDKTEAPLPPVTFSTFILSLNTAALIHLGELPNPETNEKSVNLELARHTIDTLDMLREKTRGNLTPDEERLLESILYELRIRYVKLTS; encoded by the coding sequence ATGGGTAAGGATAAGACCGAAGCTCCGCTTCCTCCGGTGACCTTCAGCACCTTTATTCTTTCCCTGAATACCGCAGCGCTCATTCATCTGGGGGAGCTTCCCAATCCGGAAACCAACGAAAAGAGCGTGAACCTGGAGCTGGCCCGCCACACCATCGACACCCTGGACATGCTCCGGGAAAAGACCCGGGGGAATCTTACCCCCGACGAGGAGCGGCTGCTCGAAAGCATTCTCTACGAACTGCGTATCCGGTATGTAAAGTTGACCTCCTGA
- the ispE gene encoding 4-(cytidine 5'-diphospho)-2-C-methyl-D-erythritol kinase produces the protein MRLVAPAKINLFLRILRRRRDGYHEIETCFQKITLCDEVFVERATDITLEVEGEAPPGRENLCFRAAEGFLNRAAVEAGVFIRLRKRIPPGTGLGGASSDAAAVLRGLARLYPGHLSREDLFRLARELGADVPFFLSEHSTALGRGIGDELTPWPARPAWYVVAVPPFRISTAWAYRNLRLTKEKTPLNYGPENFSPEKDLSNDFRELVFARHPELRGLEEEMKKVQARGVGLSGSGSALFAIFEAEGEARGAAEALRNRFPEYRFFVATNYAEEEAFPCSSIT, from the coding sequence ATGCGGCTTGTGGCTCCCGCCAAAATCAACCTCTTTCTTAGGATCTTGCGCCGGCGCAGGGACGGCTATCACGAGATAGAGACCTGTTTTCAGAAGATCACCCTGTGCGACGAGGTCTTCGTGGAAAGGGCCACGGACATAACCCTTGAGGTGGAGGGCGAGGCCCCTCCGGGACGGGAGAACCTCTGTTTCCGGGCGGCGGAGGGGTTTCTCAACCGGGCCGCGGTGGAGGCCGGGGTCTTCATCCGTTTGCGCAAGAGGATTCCTCCGGGAACGGGTCTCGGCGGGGCCTCGAGCGACGCCGCGGCGGTGCTCAGGGGGCTGGCCCGGCTCTATCCCGGCCACCTTTCCCGGGAGGACCTTTTCCGTCTGGCCCGGGAGCTGGGAGCGGATGTGCCCTTCTTTCTCTCCGAACACTCCACGGCCCTTGGACGGGGAATCGGCGACGAGCTTACGCCCTGGCCGGCCAGACCGGCCTGGTATGTAGTGGCGGTGCCCCCCTTCCGGATCTCCACCGCCTGGGCCTACCGCAACCTGAGATTGACAAAGGAAAAAACCCCGCTTAATTATGGGCCGGAAAATTTTTCGCCGGAGAAAGACCTGAGCAACGACTTTCGGGAGCTGGTTTTTGCCCGACATCCGGAGCTCAGGGGGCTCGAAGAGGAGATGAAGAAGGTGCAGGCCCGGGGAGTGGGACTTTCCGGAAGCGGCTCGGCCCTCTTTGCGATCTTTGAGGCGGAGGGCGAGGCCCGAGGGGCCGCGGAGGCCCTGAGAAACCGCTTCCCGGAATACCGATTTTTCGTGGCCACCAATTACGCAGAGGAGGAGGCCTTCCCATGTTCATCAATCACCTGA
- a CDS encoding ribose-phosphate pyrophosphokinase, with protein MFINHLKIFSGTSNPELARKICEYLAVPLGAMEIRRFSDGEIFVEIKENVRGADVFVVQSTCTPVNEHLMELLIIIDALRRASARRITAVIPYYGYARQDRKTAPRTPITAKLVANLLTVAGARRVLTMDLHAGQIQGFFDIPVDHLFAAPVLLDYLRDTFRGEELVIVSPDAGGVERARAYAKRLDAGIAIVDKRRPGPNQSEVMHVVGEVKGKVAIILDDMVDTAGTMCKAAEAIKERGAKEVHGMATHPVLSGPAVERIRKSSLKSLVVTDTIPLREEAKEIKKIKVLSVARLLGEAIRRIHADDSVSSLFV; from the coding sequence ATGTTCATCAATCACCTGAAGATCTTCAGCGGCACCTCCAATCCGGAGCTGGCCCGCAAGATCTGCGAGTATCTGGCCGTGCCCCTGGGAGCCATGGAGATCCGGCGTTTCAGCGATGGGGAGATCTTCGTGGAGATAAAGGAAAATGTGCGGGGAGCGGATGTCTTCGTGGTGCAGTCCACCTGCACGCCGGTGAACGAGCACCTCATGGAGCTTCTCATCATCATCGACGCCCTGCGCCGGGCCTCGGCTCGCCGCATAACCGCGGTTATTCCCTACTACGGATACGCCCGGCAGGATCGGAAGACCGCCCCGCGCACGCCCATCACCGCCAAACTGGTGGCCAATCTGCTTACCGTGGCCGGGGCGCGCCGGGTGCTCACCATGGACCTTCACGCCGGCCAGATTCAAGGCTTTTTCGACATCCCGGTGGATCATCTCTTCGCCGCCCCGGTGCTCCTGGACTACCTGCGGGACACCTTCCGGGGCGAGGAGCTGGTGATCGTATCGCCGGATGCCGGCGGGGTGGAGAGGGCCCGGGCCTACGCCAAACGGCTGGATGCCGGGATAGCCATCGTGGACAAGCGCCGCCCCGGACCGAATCAGAGCGAGGTGATGCATGTGGTGGGCGAGGTGAAAGGCAAGGTGGCCATCATCCTGGACGACATGGTGGACACCGCGGGGACCATGTGCAAGGCCGCCGAGGCCATAAAGGAACGCGGCGCCAAGGAGGTTCACGGCATGGCCACCCATCCCGTGCTCTCCGGGCCGGCGGTGGAGCGCATAAGAAAATCGTCCCTGAAGTCCCTGGTGGTCACCGACACCATCCCCTTGCGCGAGGAGGCAAAAGAGATTAAAAAGATCAAGGTTCTCTCGGTGGCCCGGCTTCTGGGGGAGGCCATCCGCAGGATCCATGCGGATGATTCGGTAAGTTCTCTCTTCGTCTAA
- a CDS encoding 50S ribosomal protein L25/general stress protein Ctc encodes MRQVAFTVEVRKKTGKEVAKKLRRQGLIPAILYGPQTEPIPLTARLNELKKILLRHRGEQLIFNLTIQDNGQSTQKMALIKELQYHPVTDEIIHADFYEVRMDRPVEVDVPVVVVGKAKGVERGGLLEVLMHELTVSCLPDRIPDRIEIDVSDLDVGDTLHVRDLTPPEGVRFAEDPEAPVVTIVEVEEEGAAEEETEGGEAA; translated from the coding sequence ATGAGGCAGGTAGCCTTTACGGTGGAGGTTAGAAAGAAGACCGGAAAAGAGGTGGCCAAGAAGCTGCGCAGGCAGGGGCTCATCCCGGCCATTCTTTACGGTCCGCAGACCGAACCGATCCCGCTTACGGCGCGTCTGAACGAGCTCAAAAAGATCCTTCTGCGTCACCGGGGGGAACAGCTCATTTTCAACCTCACCATTCAGGACAACGGGCAGAGCACCCAGAAGATGGCCTTGATCAAGGAGTTACAATATCATCCGGTCACCGACGAGATCATTCACGCCGACTTCTACGAGGTGCGGATGGATCGTCCGGTGGAGGTGGATGTGCCCGTGGTGGTGGTGGGCAAGGCCAAAGGGGTGGAGCGCGGAGGGTTGCTGGAGGTGCTCATGCACGAGCTCACGGTTTCCTGTCTCCCGGACCGCATCCCGGACAGAATTGAGATCGATGTATCGGATCTCGATGTGGGCGACACCCTCCATGTGCGGGATCTTACTCCTCCGGAGGGGGTGAGGTTTGCGGAGGATCCGGAGGCACCGGTGGTGACCATCGTGGAGGTGGAGGAGGAAGGAGCCGCCGAGGAGGAGACCGAGGGCGGCGAAGCAGCCTAA
- the pth gene encoding aminoacyl-tRNA hydrolase: MWLVVGLGNPGPRYARTRHNFGWMAVEALARSQGLVFRETPEGRALAAEWPERAVFLLPLTYMNLSGEAVASALRRWPVPRERVLVVYDDLDLPLGRLKLAPRGGSGGHRGMASVLASLGTEEIPRLRMGIGRPARGIPVPDYVLSEFAPEEWPLAERILTLAGEAVRTVLEEGLARAMTLYNRRDLLQNVKEGVKDGR, from the coding sequence ATGTGGCTGGTGGTGGGGCTGGGGAACCCCGGCCCGCGCTACGCCCGCACCCGACACAACTTCGGCTGGATGGCGGTGGAGGCCCTGGCCCGGAGCCAGGGCCTTGTCTTTAGGGAGACCCCCGAGGGGCGGGCCCTTGCGGCGGAATGGCCGGAAAGAGCGGTGTTCCTCCTGCCCCTTACCTACATGAATCTTTCGGGAGAGGCCGTGGCCTCGGCTCTCAGGAGATGGCCGGTCCCACGGGAAAGGGTGCTCGTGGTCTACGACGACCTGGATCTTCCCCTGGGCCGTCTCAAACTGGCCCCCCGCGGAGGAAGCGGGGGGCACCGCGGGATGGCCTCAGTGCTCGCAAGCCTCGGCACCGAGGAGATTCCCCGTCTGCGGATGGGGATAGGACGGCCGGCCCGGGGGATTCCGGTGCCGGATTATGTGCTTTCGGAGTTCGCGCCGGAGGAATGGCCCCTTGCGGAACGGATCCTTACCCTGGCCGGGGAGGCCGTAAGGACCGTGCTTGAAGAGGGACTGGCCAGGGCCATGACCCTTTACAACCGCCGCGACCTTCTCCAAAATGTGAAGGAAGGGGTGAAAGATGGCCGATAA
- a CDS encoding phosphate-starvation-inducible PsiE family protein, giving the protein MADKKRPGRRSSMDIWLQDTFLKVERLLYILVALGIVLATVEVIYDGYHALIRAFGYKDFALGVLKVIDRFLIALMFLEILYTVQIIFGEEYHLQCVEPFLMVAIIALVRRLLILAFEVSHGEVTMDRLRFYLMEMIVVGVLILALVGAVILLRRVRWREKDHGA; this is encoded by the coding sequence ATGGCCGATAAAAAAAGACCGGGCCGGCGTTCCTCGATGGACATATGGCTTCAGGACACCTTCCTCAAGGTGGAACGCCTCCTCTACATCCTGGTGGCCCTGGGTATCGTCCTGGCCACCGTTGAGGTAATCTACGACGGCTATCACGCCCTCATCCGGGCCTTCGGATACAAGGACTTCGCCCTGGGGGTACTCAAGGTCATCGACCGGTTCCTGATCGCCCTCATGTTCTTGGAGATCCTCTACACGGTGCAGATCATCTTCGGGGAGGAGTATCACCTGCAGTGCGTGGAACCCTTCCTGATGGTGGCCATCATTGCCCTGGTGCGGCGGCTCCTGATTCTGGCCTTCGAGGTTTCCCACGGGGAAGTAACCATGGATAGGCTGCGCTTTTACCTCATGGAGATGATCGTCGTAGGGGTGCTCATTCTGGCCCTGGTTGGAGCGGTCATTCTTCTCCGAAGAGTACGGTGGAGGGAAAAGGATCATGGTGCATGA
- the guaA gene encoding glutamine-hydrolyzing GMP synthase gives MVHEDSILVLDFGSQTTQLIARRVRELRVYSEIKPCTVPPEEIRSFRPRGIILSGGPASVYDPGAPTVSPEIFELEVPVLGICYGMQLIAHLLGGRVERSPRREYGPAELRILSTEDLFAGLEPSRTFRVWMSHGDRIEVLPPGFVTLAESENSPYAAMRHREKPLFGVQFHPEVAHTEIGREVLANFVFRICGCQPTWTMESFIESAVREIREMVPPEDRVVCALSGGIDSTVTALLVHRAIGDRLIPIFVNNGVLRKNEPEEVLELMSSLGLRVHYVDASERFLERLRGVTDPEEKRRIIGHTFIEVFEEEARRIGGVRWLAQGTLYPDVIESVSFRGPSATIKTHHNVGGLPERMNLKLIEPLRELFKDEVREIARELGLPKKVVWRQPFPGPGLAIRILGEVTEERLRILREADAIVTEEMLESGWYYRVWQSFAVLVPVKTVGVMGDYRTYEYVIAVRCVESQDAMTADWVRLPYDLLARISNRIINEVKGVNRVVYDISSKPPATIEWE, from the coding sequence ATGGTGCATGAGGATTCCATTCTCGTTCTGGATTTTGGCTCCCAGACCACCCAGCTCATAGCCCGGCGGGTGCGGGAACTCCGTGTTTACAGCGAGATAAAACCCTGCACGGTTCCTCCGGAGGAAATTCGTTCCTTTCGGCCCCGGGGGATCATCCTCTCCGGAGGTCCGGCCAGCGTTTACGATCCCGGAGCCCCCACCGTTTCGCCGGAGATCTTCGAACTGGAAGTACCGGTTCTGGGGATCTGCTACGGAATGCAGCTCATAGCCCACCTTCTGGGGGGACGGGTGGAACGCTCCCCCCGAAGGGAATACGGTCCGGCGGAACTCAGGATCCTTTCCACGGAGGACCTTTTCGCGGGGCTCGAGCCTTCCCGCACCTTCCGGGTCTGGATGAGCCACGGGGATCGCATAGAGGTTCTTCCCCCGGGTTTCGTGACGCTGGCCGAAAGTGAAAATTCCCCCTACGCGGCCATGCGCCATCGGGAAAAGCCCCTTTTCGGCGTGCAGTTTCATCCGGAGGTGGCCCACACCGAGATAGGCCGCGAGGTGCTGGCCAACTTCGTTTTCCGGATCTGCGGTTGCCAGCCCACCTGGACCATGGAGTCCTTCATCGAGTCCGCGGTGCGGGAGATCCGGGAGATGGTCCCCCCGGAGGACCGGGTGGTCTGTGCGCTTTCCGGGGGCATCGATTCCACGGTTACGGCCCTTCTGGTGCACCGGGCCATAGGGGATCGTCTCATCCCCATCTTCGTCAACAACGGAGTCCTGCGCAAGAACGAGCCCGAAGAAGTTCTGGAGCTCATGAGCTCCCTGGGGCTTCGGGTCCACTATGTGGACGCCTCGGAGAGGTTTCTGGAGAGACTCCGCGGGGTTACCGATCCCGAGGAAAAACGGCGGATAATCGGACACACCTTCATCGAGGTCTTTGAGGAGGAGGCCCGGCGGATAGGCGGGGTGCGCTGGCTGGCTCAGGGCACGCTTTATCCGGATGTGATCGAAAGCGTGTCCTTCAGGGGCCCCTCGGCCACCATAAAGACCCACCACAATGTGGGAGGGCTTCCGGAACGGATGAACCTGAAACTCATCGAACCCCTCCGGGAACTCTTCAAGGACGAGGTACGGGAGATCGCCCGGGAGCTGGGGCTTCCAAAAAAGGTGGTCTGGCGCCAGCCCTTCCCCGGTCCTGGCCTGGCCATCCGGATCCTGGGGGAGGTCACCGAGGAACGGCTGCGCATCCTCCGGGAGGCCGACGCCATCGTTACCGAGGAGATGCTGGAAAGCGGCTGGTATTATCGGGTGTGGCAGAGCTTCGCCGTGCTGGTTCCGGTCAAAACCGTGGGGGTTATGGGGGATTACCGCACCTACGAGTATGTGATCGCGGTGCGCTGCGTGGAAAGCCAGGACGCCATGACCGCCGACTGGGTCAGACTCCCTTACGATCTTCTGGCCCGGATCTCAAACCGCATCATCAACGAGGTCAAAGGGGTAAACCGGGTGGTCTACGACATCTCCTCCAAGCCCCCGGCCACCATTGAATGGGAGTAG
- a CDS encoding Uma2 family endonuclease: MGEPARVPVHYTVSDWETWEGNWELVYGQPVAMVAPALRHQWISYRLTRQLMDQFETCEKARCLALQEVAWEVAEDTVLVPDLVVVCDEDLDQRRLVRTPEMVVEIVSPNTARLDETVKFEICAREGVRYFVLVYPEKRLAKIWHLREGRYHKEGDFREGGFLFRELTCPARLDFENLWVDPR, translated from the coding sequence ATGGGAGAGCCGGCCCGAGTCCCCGTTCATTACACCGTTTCCGACTGGGAGACCTGGGAGGGAAACTGGGAGCTCGTCTACGGGCAGCCGGTGGCCATGGTGGCCCCGGCCCTGCGTCATCAATGGATTAGTTATCGATTGACCCGGCAGTTGATGGATCAGTTCGAGACCTGCGAGAAAGCCCGGTGTCTGGCCCTGCAGGAGGTGGCCTGGGAGGTGGCCGAGGACACGGTTCTGGTACCGGATCTGGTGGTGGTCTGCGACGAGGACTTGGATCAGAGGCGCCTGGTGCGGACACCGGAGATGGTCGTGGAGATCGTCTCGCCTAATACGGCCCGGCTCGACGAGACCGTAAAGTTCGAGATCTGCGCCCGGGAGGGGGTCCGCTACTTCGTGCTCGTCTATCCGGAAAAGAGGCTGGCCAAGATCTGGCACCTGCGGGAGGGGCGTTACCACAAGGAGGGAGACTTTCGAGAGGGAGGTTTCCTTTTTCGGGAGCTGACCTGTCCGGCGCGACTTGACTTCGAAAACCTCTGGGTTGATCCTCGTTGA